Within the Saccharopolyspora gloriosae genome, the region GCCGCCTCCGGCAACCGTCCGGCGGCGCGTTCCGCCCGCAGCACCGGCAGGATGCGCGCCGGGATCTTCTGCGAGCCGTCCATCGCGATCTGCCGCAGCCGGTGCTCGATCCCGGCTGACTCGAAGCGTCGCCGCAGCGCCGCCCGGTATTCGCCGAGTTCCGCGGCGGGCAGCGGCAGGTGCCGCGCGGCGGTGTCCCACCACGACTCGACCAGACCGGTGAGAACCGCATCGTCCATCGCTTCACGCACCGATCCCCGGCCACGGCCGAGCCCGGCGTAGGCGAGCAGGCTGTGCGCGCCGTTGAGCAACCACAACTTCCGCCGCTGGTGACCGTCGACGGAGTCGACGAACCGCGCGCCCGCCCGCTCCCAGTTCGGCAGGCCGCCGGGGAAATCGCCTGCCAGCAGCCACTCCGTGTACGGCTCGGTCACCACCGGCACGGCGTCGCGGACTCCGGACAGCTCATGCACGGCCTGCACGTCATCGGGCGTGGTGGCGGGCGTGATCCGGTCGACCACGGTGCTCACGATCGACACCCCGTTCTCGACCCACGCCGCGAACGCCGCGTCCGCACCCGCCACCGCCGCCCGCAGCACCGTGCGCAGCACCGTGCGCAGCACCGCACCGTTGTCCGGAACGTTGTCGCAGGGCACCAGGGTGATCGGCGCG harbors:
- a CDS encoding mannitol dehydrogenase family protein, whose product is MRLNRATEPAPVRAVHLGLGGFHRAHQAWYTAADPEWGIAAYTFRSTELPAELNAQRGLYSLLVRGCDDPVRTVASISRAHAGAETEQWLADLSVPEVAVVTLTVTEAAYRVPQPGQDSAISRLVAGLRARFRASAAPITLVPCDNVPDNGAVLRTVLRTVLRAAVAGADAAFAAWVENGVSIVSTVVDRITPATTPDDVQAVHELSGVRDAVPVVTEPYTEWLLAGDFPGGLPNWERAGARFVDSVDGHQRRKLWLLNGAHSLLAYAGLGRGRGSVREAMDDAVLTGLVESWWDTAARHLPLPAAELGEYRAALRRRFESAGIEHRLRQIAMDGSQKIPARILPVLRAERAAGRLPEAAVAVLAAWIGHLRGADVRDPRADELVPPARSGARELLTALDAELASDDELVRAVDAEAGRFTGVP